In the Candidatus Binataceae bacterium genome, CGGCAGCGCGTTTAGTCGCACCTCATAGGATCTGCGGATCTTGCGATGTCCGATGGTAGGTATCCCGTTGTAGAGCACCGCGGCGCTGTCGCTGTCGCTGAACGTGCCCATGATGACGTCCAAATCCCGCGCATTTTCGCCGCGGACGTGCTCTTCGACCGTCGCCAGGCGTGCTTGTTCGGATACGGCCATGACTTGCTCTCTTTGCTGATCTCTCTATAGCCATCAGCCTCAGGCGACCGCGCGAGTCTGCGAGAAGCGGACCGGCATATGCTTGATGCCGGCGATCACATTCGACTTGAGGCGCTCCACTTTGCCGGCCAGCTCGATCTGCCCGATCCATGGAAGCAGCGCCTTCAGCATCAAACGCAGTTCGAGGCGCGCGAGATGCGCGCCGGCGCAGAAATGCTCGCCCTTGCCGAACGCGATCTGCTCGTTCGGTCTGCGGGCGAGGTCGAAACGGTATGGATCATCAAAGATGGCGTCGTCCCGATTGCCGGACGGTATCCATAGCGCCAGCCAGTCGCCTTCGCGAATCTTTTGGCCGCCCAACTGAGTATCCTCAGCCGCGACTCGCGCAATATGCGTAATCGGACTGCTCCAGCGGAGAATTTCTTCGATCGCAGCCGGCATCAGCTCGGCATCATTCACCAGGCGTTCACGCTCGACGGGATGCTGAATCAAGGCCAGCAAGCCGCCCGAGATCGCATTACGGGTCGTCTCGAGTCCGCCCAGAGTGTAGAGCCAGCCGTTGTGAAAGAGCTCGCCCTCGGTCAGATAGCGGTCGCCGAGCTTGGCGTTGCCGAGGACGCTGAGCAGGTCTTCGCCGTCGCCGCCGCGGCGCGCGAGCGCGAGGCTGGTGGTATAGGCGCCGATTCCCTGGATTCCGGCCTCGCGGGTTTCGAAAGGCGATCCCGACGCGACCTGATACTCGGGATCTTCCTGCCCGACCGCCATGTTGCCCCATTTGAACAGGTCGGGCCAACTCTTGCGCGGGATTCCCATGATTTCGCAGATGAACGCCATCGGCAGCCGCGCCGCGACCTCGACGACGAAGTCGCACTCGCCCTGCGCCATCACGCCCGCCAAAATCTCTGCGACCAGCGCTTCGCCCGGGCTCTCGTAACGACCGATCGGGCGCGGCAGAAAGAGGCGGTTAAAGGCGCGCCGCATCGCGCCGTGGAGCGGCGGGTCGGTCATGATCATCGCCTGCCCGGCGCCCATCATTTCCGGCGTAAGCTGTTCCATCTCGGGGCTCGACGGCACGATCAGTCCGCGGCTCGAAGTGAACAGATTCGGCTCGCTGAAGGCCGCGACGATATCGTCATAGCGGGTTACTGACCAGAACGGCCGCACCAGCCCTGCGGTCCAGTGAATCGGATCCTCGCGCCGCAGTTGCTGCCACAACGGATGCGGGTCGTGATTGGCGAAAAATCCTGGATCGGTTAGCGCTTGGTCAATATCCATTACAGCCTCGCCTCCTGATTCGCGTTTTCTAGCGCAAACTATTTCCCAGGTAAAACGTAAACCGGGATGAGCGCTTCGCTTCGGCGCGCCTCAGCGGGACCCACAAAGCTGAAAACACGGCGTCCGCCACGCTTATCGAGGCGGTGGATGGACGTCGCTCCATCATGCTATGGACGTAACCCATGCTGCACGAATACACCGATCAGAATTTGGCTTATGGTCCGCCGATGCGATGACCTCGTTAGCGGCATTTTCTTTAAGTGATCTGGAAGGTGCGCGACGCGCCTTTCCAGGTGACCGAGCATCGTTGTTGTGTTTCGTCCGCGAGGAGTGCGAAACCTGCCATCTTTCGATGCCGGTGATCGAAGCGGTCTATCGCGCCTACGGAGACGCAATCAACGTATGGGTGGTCGGTCAAGAGGATAATCATAAGCTGCGCGATCAACATCGAACGACTGTCCCAATCCTCGACGACACCGCACTTAAAGTATCGTTCGAGTACCACGTAGAAATCGTTCCGACGATCATTCTCGCCGACGCCGCAAGCGCCGAAATCGTACGTTGGCAAGCTTTTCATAAAGGCGACTGGCAAGATTTGATCGGCCGGCTGTCACGACTCACCGGGCGGCCGCAGCCGGCTATCGATTGGAACAAACTGCCGGCGCTACGTCCCGGATGCGGTTCGCGGTCGGTCGAACCCGGAACTTTCGAGCGCCTGACCGCGGAAGCCGAGGGTAGCCCCTTGCGCGCCCGTCAGGTTGAAATCGCCGAACGCGATGACCCGTTCGAGTTCATGTTCGATCAGGGCCTGACCGACGGGCTTCCCGTAATCCCGCCGACACCCGAACGGGTCATCAGGATGCTGACCGGTACGCGGCGCGACCCGCAGGAGGTCGTCGGAACCTGCGCCCCCAATTACGCACCGGTGACGATCGAGAAGATTGCGATCAACGCCGTGATGGCCGGTTGCCGGCCCGATTACCTGCCGGTCGTGATTGCCGCCACCGAGGCGCTATGCTCGCAAGAGTTTAACGCTCACGCGCTGGTTTCAACTTATGGCCCCTCTCCGGTGATGATCGTCAACGGACCGATCCGTAAACGCATCGGTATGAATATGGAGATCAACGTGCTCGGTCATGGCAACCGCGCCAACGCCACGATCGGTCGCGCGATCAAATTGATCCTGCGCAATCTCGGCGGCTTAAGACCCGGCGAAATCGAGCGCGCGGCCTTAGGTTCGCCTGCCAAATATGGCGCCTGCTACCCGGAATTCGAGGAACGGAGTCCCTGGGAGCCGATGCACGTGGAGCGCGGCTTCGACCGCAACGATAGCGTTATTACGCTCTTTTCGCTTGAAGGATCGCCGCATCAGATCGCCGATCAAACCTCGCGCACCGCACGCTCGTTGGCGGGCAGCCTCGGCCTCGGGATGGAATGCGGATGGCATCCTAAGACGCACGGCGTCGGCGATGTTCTGCTCGTGATCTCGCCCGAGCATGTCGATACGCTGTGGCGCGACCGCTGGACCAAGGACGATCTGCGCAAGCGCATCCAGGAGATCACGTCGCGTCCGGTCCGCGAGTTGTTGCCGACCGAAGATTACGGCGGGCTCGGCGCGATGCCCGAGCAGGTGGCGCTGGCGCACGGCCGCACGCAGGAGCAACTCGACCGTTTGCTGCCGAAGTTCAAAAGTCCCAAGAACATTCATATAATCGTCGCTGGCGGTAGCGCCGGAAAGTGGTCCTCGGTAATCAATGGATATGGGGACGCGTCCGTGTCGACGCCCGTCAGCCGCAAAATCGAGGAGGTCGTCTAATGAAAATCCTGGACCCAACCGACGAACGCGTGCCGGTCAGACGCTCGCTGGCGGCACGTCCGGAGGGCGTAATCGGCACTGTCGGACTGCTGGACATCAACAAGGCGCGCGGCGACGTGATGCTCAAGCATGTGCAACAACGCCTCAATGAGCTGATGCCGAACGTCGAAGTCAAACACTATCGCAAGCTGACGCCGGCCCGGCCCGCCGCAGATGAGTTGCGTCAACAGATGCTGCGGGAGTGCGACTTCGTTATCGAAGGCCTCGCTGATTGAGGGGCCTGCATAACGTGCAGTCTGCACGACACAGTATGGTTCGAGAATAATGGCAAGCCGACGGTCGTCATCGCGACCGACGTCTTTGTCGATGCCGCCGAGGCTCAATCATCCGCGCTGGGATTGCCCGAAGCTCCGCGGGTTTTCGTCCCGCATCCGATCCAGGACGCCACCGACGAAGAAATTCGCGCCAAGGGTGACGCTGTCATGGAGCAGGTGATCCGCGCCCTCACGATGAACCACTCAGCCTCCGGCTGAAGCGGTCACGGTGGCGGATCCACAACGTGGATGCACGGCGCGGATACGGGTGCGCTAATGTTCCTTGCCGCAGGCCGGCTGTATGAGTTAGCGTGTTTTTGTCGATACTCGTCGGGTGGCAGTGAGGGGTGGCCATTCAGCAGCCGAAAGTTAATCTTCCGCGGCTCGTGCCCGTAACGCACCGCGGCAAGGCAACCACTGCCACGGTGCAGCGCGCCGCGGTGGCGACGTTCACGCCACACGCCCGCATCTTGCGTTCTCCACCGCCGCCACGCGCGGTCGCAGAGGAGCTCGTCCCACGCCCCGGCGGTGGCTTCCATGTACGTTCACTGCAGCGCCAGACGCTGTCGCCACCGAGCGGCACCTTTAATTTCGTCCGCGTCCACGGCGAATCGCCGCGATCCCGTCCGGTGCTGGTCAGCGCACAGCTCGCACACGCGCAACTGGCAGGCGGGCGGCCCGTGGACTATGCCGGCACTGCGAAATTCGAGCGCGGCGAGATGGCCTGGTGGAGCAATTACTCCGGCACCTACCAGCCGATCGCCGCTTTCCGCGCGCAGGCCGGGCTGCCCGAGGATAAGTTCGTGCCCTGGCAGAAGCTGCAGATGGGCGGTATCGCGATGCAGCGCGGCATGTTCACCGAGCGTCGGGCAACAACGCCCGAGCCCGCGTCGACGCCGTTGGCGGCCGGTAGTGCTGCGGGACAGAAATCAGCTAGCGCAGCCGCCCGCCTCGTAGGCAGAGCGTCTACCGCCGATGCGGACAAAGCCGGAGGAGGATCCAAACGATGACTGGCAGGGTGATCCAAGGATTGTTTATCGGCGGGCGGCCGCGAATTCCAACACCAGTCGCTCAACCGAGCGCGATGCCGCGCCGCCCGGGGCCGCCCGCGCCGGCCTTTGCCGGACGTTTGGTAGCGCAGCCGCACGGAGCGGGCGACGCGGTTCAGGTCGATGCGGGGCAACTGGGTCTGGGGAGCGGCGGCGGGCAGCGGCTGCCGGAGGCCGTGCGCGGCAAGATGGAAGCCGCCTTCGGCGCGGATTTCGCCGGCGTGCGAGTGCATGTCGGGCCGCAGGCCGAACGGGTCGGCGCGATCGCGCTAACGACCGGGTCGGATATTTACTTCGCCCCAGGCCATTACCGGCCGGAGACCGTGCAGGGCCAGCAACTGCTCGGCCACGAACTCGCGCACGTGATGCAGCAGCGGGCTGGGCGGGTGCGCAATCCGCTGGGAGCGGGCGTCGCCGTGGTGCAGGATCGCGCGCTCGAGGCCGAAGCCGATTGCCTGGGCCATCGCGCCGCCGCGCATCGGCTCGCGATGCAGCCGAAGCTCAAGCCAGGTGCGGCGCAGCCTTCCGCACCCGCGCGGATTTCGGCGCCGGTCAATGTGGGTCCAGGCAGCTACCGTCTGACGGCAGGCGACGGTGGGCGGCAGGTCGGGTCGGTCATGGTGCATGCGAGGGACAGAGCATCGGTTGAAGTCACGGATTTGGGCGTCGATCCCGACCATCGCGAACACGGTATCGGCCAGCTGTTGCTCGCCTCGGCGGCGCGTACAGGTCAACGGTTCGGCAAGTCCAAAATGACCTTGGCCGCGGAGGACAACGGCAGTGGCCGCCTCACGCATTGGTACAAGGGCATGGGCTTCGCACAGGTCGGGATGAACCGGCAGGGCTATGCGCAACTGGAGGCCCCGATTGGCCGCGTAATCTCCGCGGTTATGCAGAATTCTTTTGCCGCGCCGGGGGCCTTTAAATCCTCCGCGCTGCAGCTGATGGAGAGTAAAAAGAAAACCAAACCTAAAACCGCCGAAGAAAAAAAGCAGGCTGAGAAGGAAAGACGAAAAAAACAGGAAGCCCAGAAGGAAAAATCGAGAAAAGAATCCGTCGACATAAAGAAGGCCGAGGCGGAAAACAAGAAAGCCGCCGTCGAAGTAAAAATTGTGAAGCAGCGCGAGAAGGAGGAGCTAGCGGCGAAGGCGGAGATCGCTCTACGAGAGGAACAGGCGGAGTACTTGCTGTCGCCAAAATATAAGGCGGATCAATTTTTTCGGCGGATGGAAACCTTGGCCCGTTTCCTCGAGACCTTTGTGGCCACCGACGCCAGCAAGACCAACGTCTGTGTCGCGCTCGTCGAAATCGAGGGAAAGATTTTTGCCACGACCAACCAGAACTCGATTGGCAAGGTGTCCTTTGATGACGATAAAACACTACTTGTCGATAGTAACTTTACGGTTGAACCAGGCGAACAATACGCTGACGTAAGCGCGAAGAAGCTTAGCGTCTATTTCGCGGAGTCGGCCGAATTGATTAATAGTATAACGCAGGTGGGCAAAGACTGGTCTGACAATCTTCATGCCGAGATGAAGATGCTGGAGTTTATCGTCCTGAAAGGCCTGCTAAATCCTGTGACTATTTACATCTCTCGGCTGTGTTGCCCTAAATGCTGGAAGGCTATCAACAAGTGGAATGAAAAGAAGATGGCGCCAGCTATCGTTGTGAGGCAGGGCACGCACGCCAGCTTCTATCCCGGATGGGAGCTGCCCAAATGCATCGAGGCTGACGAGGAGCTTGCGGACGCGATTACGGGCGAGCGAGGAAGGAAAGGCTTTTCTGAATACACAGATCTCAACACACAATCGACCCGCCGGGAGCGGAGCCCGTCTCCTGCACCTAAGGGTGGTAAGGTTGCCTGGCTATAAGGCCCAGGTACGAGGGCCCATTACAGGTAAACCGTCCTGTGAAGTGATGCCGCTAAGGTTCGCACTCAACAACTCGCTCAGGTGAAATGATTGAGTCCGGCACTGTGCTCACAACGCCTTGAGTGGGCTCGCCGGGCGCCCCGAAGCTCGATGGGGAGGATCGCACCATGACTGGCAAGGTAATCCAGGGATTATTTATCGGCGGGCGGCCGCGAATTCCGGCGCCAGTGGCGCAAACCTCGATGATGCCGCGTCAGGCGAGACCGCCCGCCCCCGCTCTCGCTCGATGTGCGCCGATCGTGCAGCCGCACAGCTCTGGCGATGTGTTCCAGGTCGATCCGGCGCAACTCGGACTGGCGAGCGGCGGCGGGCGGCGGCTGCCGGACGCCGTGCGCGGCAAGATGGAGGCGGCATTGGGTGCGGATTTCTCAGGCGTGCGCGTGCATGTGGGGCCGCAGGCGGAGCGGGTCGGCGCGATCGCGCTCACGATGGGCACTGACATCTACTTCGCCCCGGGGCGATATCAGCCGGATACCGTCCAAGGCCAGCAACTGCTCGGCCATGAACTGGCGCACGTGATGCAGCAGCGGCTTGGGCGCGTGCGCAATCCGCTGGGAGGGGGCATTGCGGTGGTGCAGGATCGCGCGCTCGAAGCCGAGGCCGATCGTCTGGGCCATCGCGCCGCAGCACAGCGCGTCGCAGTCCAGCCGAAGCTGGCGCCGGGTGCGGCCCAGCCGCCGTCACCAGTGCGGATTTCGCCGCCCATCAGCGCCGGTCCCAGCCGCTACCGGCTGACGGCTGGCGCGGCCGGACGGCAGATCGGATCGGTGATGGTCCATGCGCATGACAAGGCCTCGCTCGAAGTCACCGATTTGCGCGTTGACCCGGCGCATCGCGAGCATGGTATCGGCAAGCTGCTCCTGGACTCGGCCGCACGCACGGGTCAGCGGTTTGGGAAATCCAAGGTGATGCTGGCAGCTCAGGACAGCGGCAGTGGACGGCTTACCCATTGGTACAAGGAGATGGGCTTCGCCCAGGTCGGCGTGAACCAATACGGCTATCCGCAGTTGGAGGCTCCGATCAGCCGAATGCTTGCGGGCGCCGCGCAACCCTCGCGCGCGCGTTGGTCGCCCCAAAAGTTTCAACCCTCCTGCGCTCAGCTTGCGGGCGCCTTCCATCCAATCATTCCGCCGCGGGCGCGGAGCTTTCAGTCTCTGTACAGATCAATCCAAATGATGGAGGAGCCGGAAAAGGCGAGAGATAAGTACAAGATTTATCCGCAAGATAACATCGTAAAAATCCCTGTCGATCTTTTGGTCGGGACCCATTTAGCGGTTAGTGAGTCTTTCGATGACGGCAAGAAAGTCCAAGCTACTGCCGACGAACTCGTGGCTAACCCGCAGTTAGTTAATAACCCAAAGTTCACGCTAACGGTATTTAAGGCGACACGACCCGGCGATCCAGACGGCCCGGCATACTGCTGGAGCGCTAACAATCGAAGGCTCAAGGCAATGAAGCTAGCCCATAAGCTATTGAAAGAGGAAGGCAAGAGCCTCCCTGAAGTGAATATAAAATGGGCGACCGAATCGGATCTAATGGACGCAACCCTGCCGCACAAATGGAATAACATCGACGCCATAGGAGATGTTCCGTTCGCTAACTTTGCCACGAGGATTGCGCGCTACGAATCGGGCGATACACCGGAAAAGAAAGTTACGACGCCTAAGCAGACACAGAAACTTCATGTCGAATTGAAAAAACAGAGGGAAAAGGAAAAGCCTACAAAGTTTACTGGTCCGCGAGGCCAACGGACGCAAGCAGAACGAAAAAAAGAAGATGAGCTTTTCAGCAAATTAACTGCTGATCAGCTAGCGGATATCTACGATCTTTAAGCGAAGTTGGTTGATCCTGGATGCCATGACCAGCGTACCTTCTCCCTAGGGTAAGGCCGGAGATAGTGCGTTGGCCCAATGCGGCTATTCCCCGCCCAGCAGCCGCTTATACCATGGAGGCTGATTCGACGGTGCTGACCGCGGCGCGGGCTGCTTTTGGCCCACTTGCTTATCAGCGACGTATTGCGTGCGCGTCTGCGCGCGGCCCGCTTCGTCATACTCGATGACGGGGCCGTCCAGCTTGCCGGCCTTGTAGAGGCTGCGCTTGCGCACCGTGCCGGCCGGGTCGAGATCCAGCGTCTCGCCCTCCAACAGCCCATCGGCATAGTTCATCCGCTGCTGGACGCTGCCGTCCGGACGATAGACCACCAGCTCACCATGGAGCCTGCCTGCCCGCATCATACCGCTCGTGGCGAGCGCGCCCGAGGCGGCGTAGCTGCGCATCGGCCCCTCGGCGTGACCGGCGATGAAGGTCATCTCTGCGAGCATCAGGCCTGCGTTGTAGAACACCGCTGGTCCGTCGAGCAGGCCGCCGCGATTGTTGACCCTCGCGAGCGGTGCGCCGGCATCGTCATAGAGCACCATCGCGCCGTCGCGTTGGCCCTCGGCGAAGCCGATCTCGGCGGACGGCTTGCCACCGGGGCCGAATAAGGTAGTTGGACCGTCGAGGATGCCGGCGCGGTAGGTGGTGCGCTCCACCAGCGCGCCGGCCGCGTCGCGCCGCTCAATGGTTTCCTCCGGGGTTTCCGCATTCACAGCATTTAGTTCAGCTTTACGATGCCGCCCTTCAGCGCCAGCATCCCGCCACCGTCGACGGTGCCGCTCGCGCTGGCTTTCAGCTCGGCAGTGGTCGCACCCTGTAGGCTGAGGCTGGTGCCGGCCTGGCCGGAGAGCGAGGTTCCGCTGCTGATCGCCAGCGAAGTGCCGGCCTTGATCGTCATGCTCGTGCCGGACTGCAACGTCACCGCACCGGATGCCTTAATGGTGATGTCGCCGTCCACAGTCAGGGTGAAATTACCTGACACAGTCTGTGTAAAGTCCGCCTTGTTGCTATGCGTCTCGGCGCCGGTCACGGTCAGCGCGCGCGTGTCCTGCACGCTGTGGGTTTCCTTGCCCTTGCTGACGGTCACAGTGCGGTCGCCCTCGGAGATGGTCAGGGTGTCGTTGCCCTTCGAGATCGTCACCGCGCGGTTCTGGGTGATCGTGACCGTCTGATCGTTGAGCACGTCCACGTTCATGTCCTTCTGGGCGTGGACGTAGATCTCTTCGCTGTTCTTCTTGTCCTCGAAGCGGAGCTCGTTGAAGCCACCGCCGCCCTCCGAAGAATTGGATTTGAGCACGGTCCTGGTCTGCTCGTCCGGCAGGGTATACGGTGCCGGATTGTCGCCGTTATAGACGCAGCCGGTTATCAGCGGCCGATCGGGATCGCCGTCGAGGAAGGTCACCACCACCTCTTGGCCGATGCGCGGGAGGGTGAAGGCGCCCCAGCTCACGCCGGCCCAATTTTGCGCTACGCGTATCCAGCACGAGCTGTCCTGGTTCTTCTCGCCGAGCTGGTCCCAATGGAATTGGACTTTCACGCGGCCGTATTTGTCGGTGTAGATCTCCTTGCCTGACGGGCCGACGACCATGGCGGTTTGCGAGCCGCCGATGCGCGGCGCCGGCGTGATGCGTGGTGGGCGGAATGGTACGCTCGCCGGGAAAGCAGTGAAGCGGTTGCTGTATTCGCGGCGCTGCGCCGAATGCGCGACCGAGCGCAACGCGTAGCGTGCATTCACCGCGGGGTCCGGATGCCCGGTCAGGGTGAAGGCACCGCCGGCGCACAGGGCCCGCACCGGGGAGGCGCCGGAGATCTGCTTGGCCACTGCCTCATAGGCTTCGATCCGCCGCTTGGCCACCGCCTCGCCGGCATCAAGCTTCTCATACCGGCCGGGATATTCGTAAACGCGGCGAGTACCGTTGCCGGTCGTGACCTTCAACTCGGTGCTCGGCGTGATGAAGTTGAAATCGTCGGCCTGATAGGCCTGGACCCCGACCCGAGCCTCGCTCGACAGGGTCTCGATACGCAGATCGGTCAACCAGTCGCCGCCCGACGGCAGGGGCAGGAACGGGATGCTGGCGGCGTTCGCGCAATCGTTGAAGCTTGCCGGGTCATCGGCCAGCACCAGCGTGTGCGCGCTGTCGCTGTGCTCAAAGAAATAGAAGATGCCGTACTCCTCCATCAGGCGGCTAACGAAGGCAAAGTTGGTCTCTTGAAACTGCACGCAATAATCGAGCGTGTCATAGTTGCCGCGCAGATCGTTGCGGTAATCCGTGAACCCTGAATCGCCGAACACTGCGGTCAGGATGTCGGGAACGGATTTCGACTGGAAAATGCGGTTGTCGGCAATCAACGACAGCATCCACAACCAGGGCCTGAGTTCAGCCGTGCATTCGTTGCCGCTCTGGGCGAAACGCGTCACCAGCCCATGCAGATAGCGCTTATTCCCGTCGCCGTCGATCAGAGTCACATAGGTCGCCTTGCCGAGAATTGCGCTCGCATCGACTGGATCCTGCGCCGTCATGGTCAGGTTCAGCAGGAAGAGATCTGAGATATGCTCCTCGCCCTCGAGGCCGCGCAGCGTCAGCGCGTCGCCGCCAAGCGGAGTCGTTACCGCCAGCGACCATTGGGGCGCGCCGCTCATGGTTTCAGCGTAACGACGATGCCACCATCGCCGGCGACCGACAGATGGGCACCCGCGATCGGCCGGCCCTCGGCCACGTTATCCAGGATGCATCCGGAGAGCGCGGGCAACACTGAATGCGTCAGGATGGTGTCGACCATGCGCGCACCGCTTTCGGTCGCACCGGCGCGCTCAGCGATGGTGCCGATAACCCGCCGATCGTAGGTC is a window encoding:
- a CDS encoding GNAT family N-acetyltransferase — encoded protein: MTGRVIQGLFIGGRPRIPTPVAQPSAMPRRPGPPAPAFAGRLVAQPHGAGDAVQVDAGQLGLGSGGGQRLPEAVRGKMEAAFGADFAGVRVHVGPQAERVGAIALTTGSDIYFAPGHYRPETVQGQQLLGHELAHVMQQRAGRVRNPLGAGVAVVQDRALEAEADCLGHRAAAHRLAMQPKLKPGAAQPSAPARISAPVNVGPGSYRLTAGDGGRQVGSVMVHARDRASVEVTDLGVDPDHREHGIGQLLLASAARTGQRFGKSKMTLAAEDNGSGRLTHWYKGMGFAQVGMNRQGYAQLEAPIGRVISAVMQNSFAAPGAFKSSALQLMESKKKTKPKTAEEKKQAEKERRKKQEAQKEKSRKESVDIKKAEAENKKAAVEVKIVKQREKEELAAKAEIALREEQAEYLLSPKYKADQFFRRMETLARFLETFVATDASKTNVCVALVEIEGKIFATTNQNSIGKVSFDDDKTLLVDSNFTVEPGEQYADVSAKKLSVYFAESAELINSITQVGKDWSDNLHAEMKMLEFIVLKGLLNPVTIYISRLCCPKCWKAINKWNEKKMAPAIVVRQGTHASFYPGWELPKCIEADEELADAITGERGRKGFSEYTDLNTQSTRRERSPSPAPKGGKVAWL
- the tssI gene encoding type VI secretion system tip protein TssI/VgrG → MSGAPQWSLAVTTPLGGDALTLRGLEGEEHISDLFLLNLTMTAQDPVDASAILGKATYVTLIDGDGNKRYLHGLVTRFAQSGNECTAELRPWLWMLSLIADNRIFQSKSVPDILTAVFGDSGFTDYRNDLRGNYDTLDYCVQFQETNFAFVSRLMEEYGIFYFFEHSDSAHTLVLADDPASFNDCANAASIPFLPLPSGGDWLTDLRIETLSSEARVGVQAYQADDFNFITPSTELKVTTGNGTRRVYEYPGRYEKLDAGEAVAKRRIEAYEAVAKQISGASPVRALCAGGAFTLTGHPDPAVNARYALRSVAHSAQRREYSNRFTAFPASVPFRPPRITPAPRIGGSQTAMVVGPSGKEIYTDKYGRVKVQFHWDQLGEKNQDSSCWIRVAQNWAGVSWGAFTLPRIGQEVVVTFLDGDPDRPLITGCVYNGDNPAPYTLPDEQTRTVLKSNSSEGGGGFNELRFEDKKNSEEIYVHAQKDMNVDVLNDQTVTITQNRAVTISKGNDTLTISEGDRTVTVSKGKETHSVQDTRALTVTGAETHSNKADFTQTVSGNFTLTVDGDITIKASGAVTLQSGTSMTIKAGTSLAISSGTSLSGQAGTSLSLQGATTAELKASASGTVDGGGMLALKGGIVKLN
- a CDS encoding GNAT family N-acetyltransferase — translated: MQPHSSGDVFQVDPAQLGLASGGGRRLPDAVRGKMEAALGADFSGVRVHVGPQAERVGAIALTMGTDIYFAPGRYQPDTVQGQQLLGHELAHVMQQRLGRVRNPLGGGIAVVQDRALEAEADRLGHRAAAQRVAVQPKLAPGAAQPPSPVRISPPISAGPSRYRLTAGAAGRQIGSVMVHAHDKASLEVTDLRVDPAHREHGIGKLLLDSAARTGQRFGKSKVMLAAQDSGSGRLTHWYKEMGFAQVGVNQYGYPQLEAPISRMLAGAAQPSRARWSPQKFQPSCAQLAGAFHPIIPPRARSFQSLYRSIQMMEEPEKARDKYKIYPQDNIVKIPVDLLVGTHLAVSESFDDGKKVQATADELVANPQLVNNPKFTLTVFKATRPGDPDGPAYCWSANNRRLKAMKLAHKLLKEEGKSLPEVNIKWATESDLMDATLPHKWNNIDAIGDVPFANFATRIARYESGDTPEKKVTTPKQTQKLHVELKKQREKEKPTKFTGPRGQRTQAERKKEDELFSKLTADQLADIYDL
- a CDS encoding UGSC family (seleno)protein; this encodes MKILDPTDERVPVRRSLAARPEGVIGTVGLLDINKARGDVMLKHVQQRLNELMPNVEVKHYRKLTPARPAADELRQQMLRECDFVIEGLADUGACITCSLHDTVWFENNGKPTVVIATDVFVDAAEAQSSALGLPEAPRVFVPHPIQDATDEEIRAKGDAVMEQVIRALTMNHSASG
- a CDS encoding nuclear transport factor 2 family protein; protein product: MAVSEQARLATVEEHVRGENARDLDVIMGTFSDSDSAAVLYNGIPTIGHRKIRRSYEVRLNALPDFRFEVKQRHFSADSLIAEHLLCFTDKQGQPVEVPMCIIYCFNEAGKLSEERVYIDESKLVP
- a CDS encoding cytochrome P450, with the protein product MDIDQALTDPGFFANHDPHPLWQQLRREDPIHWTAGLVRPFWSVTRYDDIVAAFSEPNLFTSSRGLIVPSSPEMEQLTPEMMGAGQAMIMTDPPLHGAMRRAFNRLFLPRPIGRYESPGEALVAEILAGVMAQGECDFVVEVAARLPMAFICEIMGIPRKSWPDLFKWGNMAVGQEDPEYQVASGSPFETREAGIQGIGAYTTSLALARRGGDGEDLLSVLGNAKLGDRYLTEGELFHNGWLYTLGGLETTRNAISGGLLALIQHPVERERLVNDAELMPAAIEEILRWSSPITHIARVAAEDTQLGGQKIREGDWLALWIPSGNRDDAIFDDPYRFDLARRPNEQIAFGKGEHFCAGAHLARLELRLMLKALLPWIGQIELAGKVERLKSNVIAGIKHMPVRFSQTRAVA